The Arachis ipaensis cultivar K30076 chromosome B07, Araip1.1, whole genome shotgun sequence genome includes a window with the following:
- the LOC107609943 gene encoding transcription factor bHLH96 has translation MALEAVVFPQDPLSYTCNKDNYLYSIAASGGPWSNHEEPYGNNVTDSMDQWDSYNSNSSPEPCITTIDHDQASVPGANNSPLAPVEAATSSNTVAAGAASTGRRKRRRTKSVKNKEEIENQRMTHIAVERNRRKQMNEYLAVLRSLMPPSYVQRGDQASIIGGAINFVKELEQLVQCMNGQKKTKQEHHNNTVPFAEFFMFPQYSTHATRYCNNDNTVYPPCIEAGTKKPSWSSTAAVDIEVSLVDSHANMKILSKKQHGLLVKMVIGLQNLGFTILHLNVTTANDMVLTSVSVKVEEGSQLNTVDEIAASVNELLRTIHEEVPLYADHHQL, from the exons ATGGCTTTGGAAGCAGTGGTTTTCCCACAAGATCCACTTTCTTATACTTGTAACAAGGATAACTATTTGTACTCCATAGCTGCAAGTGGTGGACCTTGGAGCAACCATGAAGAACCCTACGGTAATAATGTCACAGATTCCATGGACCAATGGGATTCTTACAACTCGAATTCCTCCCCTGAGCCTTGCATCACCACCATTGATCACGATCAAGCATCGGTTCCTGGAGCTAACAATTCCCCCCTTGCCCCTGTAGAAGCCGCCACGAGTAGCAACACAGTTGCTGCTGGGGCGGCTTCCACGGGGCGACGCAAGAGGAGGCGTACGAAAAGCGTGAAGAACAAGGAGGAGATTGAGAACCAAAGGATGACCCACATTGCAGTTGAGAGAAACCGAAGAAAACAGATGAATGAGTACCTGGCTGTACTTAGATCCTTGATGCCTCCCTCTTATGTACAAAGG GGTGATCAAGCGTCTATTATTGGTGGCGCAATTAACTTTGTGAAGGAGCTAGAACAGCTTGTACAGTGCATGAACggccaaaagaaaacaaaacaagaacaccacaacaacaCTGTACCCTTTGCCGAGTTCTTCATGTTCCCTCAGTACTCAACACACGCCACTCGTTATTGCAACAACGACAACACGGTGTACCCGCCGTGCATCGAGGCGGGCACGAAGAAGCCATCGTGGTCGTCGACGGCCGCGGTCGACATAGAAGTGTCGTTGGTAGATAGCCATGCTAACATGAAGATATTGTCAAAGAAGCAACATGGTTTGCTTGTGAAGATGGTTATTGGACTACAAAATCTGGGTTTCACCATTCTCCACCTTAATGTTACAACCGCTAATGATATGGTCCTTACCTCAGTTAGTGTCAAG GTGGAGGAAGGGAGTCAGCTGAATACAGTGGATGAAATCGCAGCTTCTGTGAATGAACTATTACGCACAATCCATGAAGAAGTTCCTCTCTACGCTGATCATCATCAATTATaa